A genomic window from Nicotiana sylvestris chromosome 11, ASM39365v2, whole genome shotgun sequence includes:
- the LOC104219008 gene encoding protein NLP7-like isoform X1: MAGRNEAFRICGSVSEALSYMPCPLQYTEPNTKNDLWVFWSQHNNEFPSVFPSTADTTIYHDSIKEKIASALKNAYISDNFGCWLVQFWAPVTTKDQVFLTTCDLPFGLTKLHEGLCFYRSECLKFRIPIVTDCSENEYRLGPTERVFKHGLPEMSPDISRYSVADFPQHGSALIAGLGNYLAVPVFEPLSNERAGVLEIIGDKKGSFSQDFVQMVYEMLNKVDLRSSNIYGHPDKKQGLRGLERALKEIEEQLSFICRTHQLPLAQTWLPILDGSSIKRFMTTKEQFCICTSAGYEFRAACDMFHLGKSQGVVSKAFLTRSSCFCSDITQLSMIEYPLAHVAHRVGLHSSFAMCLQSSYTGDYVYLLEFFLPQDNKSDCRSPQTILNMLLASMERQFRSFKLASGQKLGEKLSVEIIPVPSDDGLNSFEICHGVKPLSDIEAVARPGKIEWFDPLNRLLKSGNTVHICPESIDLTTSSRTANTTTKLTNVRVLTNRVVSNSSEEESMMKISEGHHRINRVVLQQSVGAKVNGTETTLASQSAPNSLGTKHLEINDMNCSSYQLQSAKVADRHCEESSGGETTTSLTHAAKPATQAVGVQNESTVPRKCPKFLLSGVRGDELERLAKVSKFYDRAELQEFLQKLPEHQRGDAVSSMVYEDNARVRDPVYGCVGAIASLQNQVSLLQMQLAVAQAEVVCMQMTMDMEEPQKLWEPLWS, from the exons ATGGCAGGAAGAAATGAAGCATTCAGAATATGTGGTAGTGTATCCGAAGCATTGAGTTACATGCCATGTCCCCTGCAATACACTGAGCCTAACACTAAGAATGACCTCTGGGTATTTTGGAGCCAACACAACAACGAGTTTCCTTCTGTCTTCCCCAGCA CTGCTGATACTACTATCTATCATGATAGCATTAAGGAGAAAATCGCATCTGCTCTCAAGAATGCCTACATTTCTGACAACTTCGGATGCTGGTTGGTTCAATTTTGGGCACCTGTGACTACTAAAGATCAGGTTTTTCTAACAACTTGTGACCTACCTTTTGGTCTTACGAAACTCCATGAAGGACTTTGTTTTTATAGGTCAGAGTGTCTGAAATTTAGAATTCCTATTGTAACTGATTGTTCAGAGAATGAGTATCGACTTGGTCCTACTGAACGCGTGTTCAAACATGGTTTGCCTGAAATGAGTCCGGATATTTCGCGCTATTCAGTTGCTGATTTTCCTCAGCATGGCTCGGCTTTAATTGCTGGTTTAGGGAACTATTTGGCTGTACCGGTTTTTGAGCCTCTTAGTAATGAACGCGCTGGAGTACTGGAGATCATAGGGGATAAGAAGGGAAGCTTCTCTCAAGATTTTGTTCAAATGGTGTATGAGATGCTCAAT AAGGTGGACTTGAGATCATCAAACATATATGGCCACCCCGACAAGAAG CAGGGCCTTAGAGGGCTAGAACGCGCCCTAAAAGAGATTGAGGAGCAGTTGAGTTTCATATGCAGAACACATCAATTACCTCTAGCTCAGACATGGCTACCTATCCTTGACGGAAGCAGCATTAAAAGATTCATGACTACAAAGGAACAGTTCTGCATATGCACATCAGCAGGCTACGAGTTCAGAGCTGCTTGTGATATGTTTCACTTAGGGAAGAGTCAGGGggttgttagtaaggcctttttaACCCGTAGTTCGTGCTTCTGCAGTGATATCACACAGTTAAGCATGATTGAGTACCCCTTGGCACATGTGGCACACAGAGTTGGATTACATAGCTCGTTTGCTATGTGTTTGCAAAGTTCCTACACAGGGGACTATGTATACCTATTGGAGTTCTTTTTACCCCAAGATAACAAGTCAGATTGCAGGAGTCCACAAACCATATTGAATATGCTATTGGCGTCGATGGAGCGACAATTTCGAAGTTTCAAGCTTGCTTCTGGACAAAAACTGGGAGAGAAATTATCTGTTGAAATTATACCTGTTCCTTCAGATGATGGACTCAACTCTTTTGAGATATGCCATGGTGTGAAACCTTTGTCTGATATTGAAGCAGTAGCACGTCCGGGAAAAATAGAGTGGTTTGACCCATTAAACAGATTACTGAAAAGTGGAAATACAGTACATATTTGTCCTGAAAGTATTGATCTAACAACATCATCAAGAACTGCTAACACTACAACAAAACTAACAAATGTGAGGGTGCTAACTAATAGAGTTGTTTCCAATAGCTCTGAGGAAGAAAGCATGATGAAGATATCCGAAGGACACCACAGAATTAACAGAGTAGTGCTTCAGCAATCAGTTGGTGCAAAAGTCAATGGCACTGAAACCACTCTTG CCAGCCAATCTGCTCCAAATAGTCTTGGCACAAAGCATCTTGAAATTAACGACATGAATTGCTCCAGTTATCAGCTTCAATCTGCCAAGGTTGCTGATAGACATTGTGAAGAATCCAGTGGAGGTGAAACCACAACTTCCTTGACTCATGCTGCAAAGCCCGCCACACAAGCTGTGGGAGTGCAGAACGAAAGCACCGTTCCAAGAAAATGTCCAAAGTTTCTACTCTCTGGGGTTCGTGGTGATGAGCTAGAAAGGTTAGCCAAGGTGTCTAAGTTTTATGATCGTGCGGAGCTCCAG GAATTTTTGCAGAAGTTACCAGAGCATCAACGGGGCGATGCCGTGAGTTCAATGGTGTATGAGGATAATGCTAGAGTGAGGGATCCAGTTTATGGTTGTGTTGGAGCTATAGCATCTTTGCAGAACCAAGTTAGCCTTCTCCAAATGCAACTGGCAGTTGCTCAAGCTGAAGTGGTGTGCATGCAGATGACTATGGACATGGAAGAACCACAAAAACTGTGGGAGCCCTTGTGGTCATGA
- the LOC104219008 gene encoding protein NLP7-like isoform X2: MAGRNEAFRICGSVSEALSYMPCPLQYTEPNTKNDLWVFWSQHNNEFPSVFPSTADTTIYHDSIKEKIASALKNAYISDNFGCWLVQFWAPVTTKDQVFLTTCDLPFGLTKLHEGLCFYRSECLKFRIPIVTDCSENEYRLGPTERVFKHGLPEMSPDISRYSVADFPQHGSALIAGLGNYLAVPVFEPLSNERAGVLEIIGDKKGSFSQDFVQMVYEMLNKVDLRSSNIYGHPDKKGLRGLERALKEIEEQLSFICRTHQLPLAQTWLPILDGSSIKRFMTTKEQFCICTSAGYEFRAACDMFHLGKSQGVVSKAFLTRSSCFCSDITQLSMIEYPLAHVAHRVGLHSSFAMCLQSSYTGDYVYLLEFFLPQDNKSDCRSPQTILNMLLASMERQFRSFKLASGQKLGEKLSVEIIPVPSDDGLNSFEICHGVKPLSDIEAVARPGKIEWFDPLNRLLKSGNTVHICPESIDLTTSSRTANTTTKLTNVRVLTNRVVSNSSEEESMMKISEGHHRINRVVLQQSVGAKVNGTETTLASQSAPNSLGTKHLEINDMNCSSYQLQSAKVADRHCEESSGGETTTSLTHAAKPATQAVGVQNESTVPRKCPKFLLSGVRGDELERLAKVSKFYDRAELQEFLQKLPEHQRGDAVSSMVYEDNARVRDPVYGCVGAIASLQNQVSLLQMQLAVAQAEVVCMQMTMDMEEPQKLWEPLWS, encoded by the exons ATGGCAGGAAGAAATGAAGCATTCAGAATATGTGGTAGTGTATCCGAAGCATTGAGTTACATGCCATGTCCCCTGCAATACACTGAGCCTAACACTAAGAATGACCTCTGGGTATTTTGGAGCCAACACAACAACGAGTTTCCTTCTGTCTTCCCCAGCA CTGCTGATACTACTATCTATCATGATAGCATTAAGGAGAAAATCGCATCTGCTCTCAAGAATGCCTACATTTCTGACAACTTCGGATGCTGGTTGGTTCAATTTTGGGCACCTGTGACTACTAAAGATCAGGTTTTTCTAACAACTTGTGACCTACCTTTTGGTCTTACGAAACTCCATGAAGGACTTTGTTTTTATAGGTCAGAGTGTCTGAAATTTAGAATTCCTATTGTAACTGATTGTTCAGAGAATGAGTATCGACTTGGTCCTACTGAACGCGTGTTCAAACATGGTTTGCCTGAAATGAGTCCGGATATTTCGCGCTATTCAGTTGCTGATTTTCCTCAGCATGGCTCGGCTTTAATTGCTGGTTTAGGGAACTATTTGGCTGTACCGGTTTTTGAGCCTCTTAGTAATGAACGCGCTGGAGTACTGGAGATCATAGGGGATAAGAAGGGAAGCTTCTCTCAAGATTTTGTTCAAATGGTGTATGAGATGCTCAAT AAGGTGGACTTGAGATCATCAAACATATATGGCCACCCCGACAAGAAG GGCCTTAGAGGGCTAGAACGCGCCCTAAAAGAGATTGAGGAGCAGTTGAGTTTCATATGCAGAACACATCAATTACCTCTAGCTCAGACATGGCTACCTATCCTTGACGGAAGCAGCATTAAAAGATTCATGACTACAAAGGAACAGTTCTGCATATGCACATCAGCAGGCTACGAGTTCAGAGCTGCTTGTGATATGTTTCACTTAGGGAAGAGTCAGGGggttgttagtaaggcctttttaACCCGTAGTTCGTGCTTCTGCAGTGATATCACACAGTTAAGCATGATTGAGTACCCCTTGGCACATGTGGCACACAGAGTTGGATTACATAGCTCGTTTGCTATGTGTTTGCAAAGTTCCTACACAGGGGACTATGTATACCTATTGGAGTTCTTTTTACCCCAAGATAACAAGTCAGATTGCAGGAGTCCACAAACCATATTGAATATGCTATTGGCGTCGATGGAGCGACAATTTCGAAGTTTCAAGCTTGCTTCTGGACAAAAACTGGGAGAGAAATTATCTGTTGAAATTATACCTGTTCCTTCAGATGATGGACTCAACTCTTTTGAGATATGCCATGGTGTGAAACCTTTGTCTGATATTGAAGCAGTAGCACGTCCGGGAAAAATAGAGTGGTTTGACCCATTAAACAGATTACTGAAAAGTGGAAATACAGTACATATTTGTCCTGAAAGTATTGATCTAACAACATCATCAAGAACTGCTAACACTACAACAAAACTAACAAATGTGAGGGTGCTAACTAATAGAGTTGTTTCCAATAGCTCTGAGGAAGAAAGCATGATGAAGATATCCGAAGGACACCACAGAATTAACAGAGTAGTGCTTCAGCAATCAGTTGGTGCAAAAGTCAATGGCACTGAAACCACTCTTG CCAGCCAATCTGCTCCAAATAGTCTTGGCACAAAGCATCTTGAAATTAACGACATGAATTGCTCCAGTTATCAGCTTCAATCTGCCAAGGTTGCTGATAGACATTGTGAAGAATCCAGTGGAGGTGAAACCACAACTTCCTTGACTCATGCTGCAAAGCCCGCCACACAAGCTGTGGGAGTGCAGAACGAAAGCACCGTTCCAAGAAAATGTCCAAAGTTTCTACTCTCTGGGGTTCGTGGTGATGAGCTAGAAAGGTTAGCCAAGGTGTCTAAGTTTTATGATCGTGCGGAGCTCCAG GAATTTTTGCAGAAGTTACCAGAGCATCAACGGGGCGATGCCGTGAGTTCAATGGTGTATGAGGATAATGCTAGAGTGAGGGATCCAGTTTATGGTTGTGTTGGAGCTATAGCATCTTTGCAGAACCAAGTTAGCCTTCTCCAAATGCAACTGGCAGTTGCTCAAGCTGAAGTGGTGTGCATGCAGATGACTATGGACATGGAAGAACCACAAAAACTGTGGGAGCCCTTGTGGTCATGA
- the LOC138882369 gene encoding protein NLP6-like, with product MTLVPPDVCSNIGVTQLSIMEYPLVTCAREAGLTGCFAICLSAPGNDDNVYILEFFLPPNELLHRNLQDFLKLVLHTVKQQLHCFKVAVGHDFGKKLPVEGIKISSDDELDSFNICQTTKELHNVEPLPNGGKLMLLDTPNQQSLSSETNQQLSLDINEINAKRDSIAVSEEQCNSAGSSTSAKTSQNKERKLQLELSTRLAKQGANAVNKRKNGKRTLTSESEIQKERERIERDHNINLKKIEDRSSMTEDAAADDLGVGKSTVMRICRLYGITRWPPKNKEKKRKCSPSRKMKFILPAEEDVNASTKFQQSSDSPNKVDTINGAKVGAHVTEIRDGTAVITKVKYGDGMLKLKLTLSSKMKDLEEEVAKRVESSIESFDFTYVDKEGDTILIKCDEDLTECFLHFRSSKRNFYQFSALVVSRNRSECIPIYFYQIHVCGRKESVVAMINSSIHKVNSSMINSYI from the exons ATGACCTTGGTCCCCCCGGACGTGTGTTCAAATATAGGTGTAACACAGTTGAGCATTATGGAATACCCCTTGGTAACTTGTGCTCGCGAAGCTGGTTTAACTGGTTGTTTTGCAATCTGTTTAAGTGCTCCAGGCAATGATGACAATGTTTACATACTAGAGTTCTTCTTGCCCCCAAATGAGCTTCTGCATAGGAATCTACAAGACTTCCTGAAGTTGGTTTTGCACACGGTGAAACAACAGTTGCACTGCTTTAAGGTTGCAGTTGGACATGATTTTGGAAAGAAGTTACCTGTTGAAGGCATCAAGATTTCTTCTGACGATGAACTTGATTCTTTTAATATCTGTCAAACTACTAAGGAACTGCATAATGTTGAGCCATTGCCAAATGGAGGAAAGTTGATGTTGCTTGACACACCAAATCAGCAGTCTCTTTCTTCCGAAACAAATCAGCAACTGAGTTTGGATATTAATGAGATAAATGCTAAAAGGGATAGCATAGCTGTAAGTGAAGAACAGTGCAATTCCGCTGGATCTTCAACTAGCGCTAAAACCTctcaaaacaaagaaagaaaactgCAGCTGGAATTATCAACACGACTGGCAAAGCAGGGAGCAAATGCtgtgaacaaaagaaaaaatggtaAACGGACATTAACCTCTGAGTCAGAGattcagaaagaaagagagaGGATAGAACGCGATCATAACATCAACCTCAAAAAAATTGAAGACCGCTCGTCAATGACTGAAGATGCCGCTGCTGATGATTTGGGAG TTGGCAAATCAACGGTGATGCGTATATGTAGATTATACGGTATAACTAGATGGCCGCCCAAGAataaggagaagaaaagaaaatgctcCCCCTCTCGTAAAATGAAATTCATCCTCCCTGCTGAGGAAGACGTCAATGCTAGTACAAAATTCCAGCAATCTTCTGATTCGCCTAACAAGGTAGACACAATTAATGGAGCTAAAGTTGGAGCACATGTTACAGAAATCCGAGATGGTACAGCTGTGATTACAAAGGTGAAATATGGAGATGGGATGCTAAAATTGAAGCTAACTCTTTCTTCTAAGATGAAGGATTTAGAAGAGGAAGTGGCAAAGAGGGTCGAGTCATCGATTGAAAGTTTTGATTTCACGTATGTAGATAAAGAGGGTGATACGATATTGATAAAATGTGATGAGGATTTGACGGAATGTTTTCTGCATTTTAGATCTTCAAAGAGGAATTTTTATCAGTTTTCTGCTCTTGTGGTTTCAAGGAATCGAAGTGAATGTATTCCAATATACTTCTATCAGATTCATGTTTGTGGTCGCAAGGAATCGGTCGTAGCCATGATCAACTCTTCTATCCACAAGGTCAATAGTAGCATGATCAATTCCTATATCTAG
- the LOC138882272 gene encoding protein NLP7-like, protein MAGRNEAFRICGSVSEALSYMPCPLQYTEPNTKNDLWVFWSQHNNEFPSVFPSTADTTIYHDSIKEKIASALKNAYISDNFGCWLVQFWAPVTTKDQVFLTTCDLPFGLTKLHEGLCFYRSECLKFRIPIVTDCSENEYRLGPTERVFKHGLPKMSPDISRYSVADFPQHGSALIAGLGNYLAVPVFEPLSNERAGVLEIIGDKKGSFSQDFVQMVYEMLNKVDLRSSNIYGHPDKKGLESENLDGSFDVLEWWKDKQKHYPVLSRMARDILSVQASTVASESAFSQARLQIGDHRASMRENLEKSVLFRDWIRSERRNFGLAES, encoded by the exons ATGGCAGGAAGAAATGAAGCATTCAGAATATGTGGTAGTGTATCCGAAGCATTGAGTTACATGCCATGTCCCCTGCAATACACTGAGCCTAACACTAAGAATGACCTCTGGGTATTTTGGAGCCAACACAACAACGAGTTTCCTTCTGTCTTCCCCAGCA CTGCTGATACTACTATCTATCATGATAGCATTAAGGAGAAAATCGCATCTGCTCTCAAGAATGCCTACATTTCTGACAACTTCGGATGCTGGTTGGTTCAATTTTGGGCACCTGTAACTACTAAAGATCAGGTTTTTCTAACAACTTGTGACCTACCTTTTGGTCTTACGAAACTCCATGAAGGACTTTGTTTTTATAGGTCAGAGTGTCTGAAATTTAGAATTCCTATTGTAACTGATTGTTCTGAGAATGAGTATCGACTTGGTCCTACTGAACGCGTGTTCAAACATGGTTTGCCTAAAATGAGTCCGGATATTTCGCGCTATTCAGTTGCTGATTTTCCTCAGCATGGCTCGGCTTTAATTGCTGGTTTAGGGAACTATTTGGCTGTACCGGTTTTTGAGCCTCTTAGTAATGAACGCGCTGGAGTACTGGAGATCATAGGGGATAAGAAGGGAAGCTTCTCTCAAGATTTTGTTCAAATGGTGTATGAGATGCTCAAT AAGGTGGACTTGAGATCATCAAACATATATGGCCACCCCGACAAGAAG ggacttgaatcagagaatctcGACGGCTCattcgatgttttggaatggtggaaggacaaacaaaaacactatccggttctttcaaggatggctcgagatattttaagtgttcaagcttcaacagtggcatcggagagcgcattcagtcaagcgagacttcaaatcggtgatcatagagcgtctatgagggagaatttggaaaaatcagtactcttcagagattggatccgttcggaaagaagaaattttggacttgcagaatcataa
- the LOC138881895 gene encoding LOB domain-containing protein 11-like has protein sequence MEKARPFSQTILWDSYQRMEVRRSVKRFVPKFKFFGKNIISSVFFMEFLQKLPEHQRGDAVSSMVYEANARVRDPVYGCVGAIASLQNQVSLLQMQLAVAQAEVIPLMGFRWAVAVVLWVSELSRCPNLVPFSVLSSCLFWPPCLNTMLEKQMYRDTILPSNENSIGAALEFFTAFLSGMIE, from the exons atggaAAAGGCAAGACCATTTTCGCAAACAATTCTTTGGGATTCTTACCAGAGAATGGAAGTTAGAAGAAGTGTAAAGAGATTTGTTCCAAAATTCAAATTCTTTGGGAAGAACATTATATCATCTGTCTTTTTCATG GAATTTTTGCAGAAGTTACCAGAGCATCAACGGGGCGATGCCGTGAGTTCAATGGTGTATGAGGCTAATGCTAGAGTGAGGGATCCAGTTTATGGTTGTGTTGGAGCTATAGCATCTTTGCAGAACCAAGTTAGCCTTCTCCAAATGCAACTGGCAGTTGCTCAAGCTGAAGTG ATCCCACTTATGGGATTTCGCTGGGCTGTTGCTGTTGTTCTGTGGGTTTCAGAATTGAGCCGATGCCCCAATCTTGTGCCAT TTTCTGTTCTTTCCTCTTGTTTATTTTGGCCTCCATGCTTGAATACCATGCTGGAGAAACAAATGTaca GAGATACTATTTTACCAAGTAATGAGAATTCTATTGGTGCAGCTTTGGAGTTCTTTACAGCTTTTCTATCAGGAATGATTGAGTAA
- the LOC104219008 gene encoding protein NLP6-like isoform X3 codes for MSPDISRYSVADFPQHGSALIAGLGNYLAVPVFEPLSNERAGVLEIIGDKKGSFSQDFVQMVYEMLNKVDLRSSNIYGHPDKKQGLRGLERALKEIEEQLSFICRTHQLPLAQTWLPILDGSSIKRFMTTKEQFCICTSAGYEFRAACDMFHLGKSQGVVSKAFLTRSSCFCSDITQLSMIEYPLAHVAHRVGLHSSFAMCLQSSYTGDYVYLLEFFLPQDNKSDCRSPQTILNMLLASMERQFRSFKLASGQKLGEKLSVEIIPVPSDDGLNSFEICHGVKPLSDIEAVARPGKIEWFDPLNRLLKSGNTVHICPESIDLTTSSRTANTTTKLTNVRVLTNRVVSNSSEEESMMKISEGHHRINRVVLQQSVGAKVNGTETTLASQSAPNSLGTKHLEINDMNCSSYQLQSAKVADRHCEESSGGETTTSLTHAAKPATQAVGVQNESTVPRKCPKFLLSGVRGDELERLAKVSKFYDRAELQEFLQKLPEHQRGDAVSSMVYEDNARVRDPVYGCVGAIASLQNQVSLLQMQLAVAQAEVVCMQMTMDMEEPQKLWEPLWS; via the exons ATGAGTCCGGATATTTCGCGCTATTCAGTTGCTGATTTTCCTCAGCATGGCTCGGCTTTAATTGCTGGTTTAGGGAACTATTTGGCTGTACCGGTTTTTGAGCCTCTTAGTAATGAACGCGCTGGAGTACTGGAGATCATAGGGGATAAGAAGGGAAGCTTCTCTCAAGATTTTGTTCAAATGGTGTATGAGATGCTCAAT AAGGTGGACTTGAGATCATCAAACATATATGGCCACCCCGACAAGAAG CAGGGCCTTAGAGGGCTAGAACGCGCCCTAAAAGAGATTGAGGAGCAGTTGAGTTTCATATGCAGAACACATCAATTACCTCTAGCTCAGACATGGCTACCTATCCTTGACGGAAGCAGCATTAAAAGATTCATGACTACAAAGGAACAGTTCTGCATATGCACATCAGCAGGCTACGAGTTCAGAGCTGCTTGTGATATGTTTCACTTAGGGAAGAGTCAGGGggttgttagtaaggcctttttaACCCGTAGTTCGTGCTTCTGCAGTGATATCACACAGTTAAGCATGATTGAGTACCCCTTGGCACATGTGGCACACAGAGTTGGATTACATAGCTCGTTTGCTATGTGTTTGCAAAGTTCCTACACAGGGGACTATGTATACCTATTGGAGTTCTTTTTACCCCAAGATAACAAGTCAGATTGCAGGAGTCCACAAACCATATTGAATATGCTATTGGCGTCGATGGAGCGACAATTTCGAAGTTTCAAGCTTGCTTCTGGACAAAAACTGGGAGAGAAATTATCTGTTGAAATTATACCTGTTCCTTCAGATGATGGACTCAACTCTTTTGAGATATGCCATGGTGTGAAACCTTTGTCTGATATTGAAGCAGTAGCACGTCCGGGAAAAATAGAGTGGTTTGACCCATTAAACAGATTACTGAAAAGTGGAAATACAGTACATATTTGTCCTGAAAGTATTGATCTAACAACATCATCAAGAACTGCTAACACTACAACAAAACTAACAAATGTGAGGGTGCTAACTAATAGAGTTGTTTCCAATAGCTCTGAGGAAGAAAGCATGATGAAGATATCCGAAGGACACCACAGAATTAACAGAGTAGTGCTTCAGCAATCAGTTGGTGCAAAAGTCAATGGCACTGAAACCACTCTTG CCAGCCAATCTGCTCCAAATAGTCTTGGCACAAAGCATCTTGAAATTAACGACATGAATTGCTCCAGTTATCAGCTTCAATCTGCCAAGGTTGCTGATAGACATTGTGAAGAATCCAGTGGAGGTGAAACCACAACTTCCTTGACTCATGCTGCAAAGCCCGCCACACAAGCTGTGGGAGTGCAGAACGAAAGCACCGTTCCAAGAAAATGTCCAAAGTTTCTACTCTCTGGGGTTCGTGGTGATGAGCTAGAAAGGTTAGCCAAGGTGTCTAAGTTTTATGATCGTGCGGAGCTCCAG GAATTTTTGCAGAAGTTACCAGAGCATCAACGGGGCGATGCCGTGAGTTCAATGGTGTATGAGGATAATGCTAGAGTGAGGGATCCAGTTTATGGTTGTGTTGGAGCTATAGCATCTTTGCAGAACCAAGTTAGCCTTCTCCAAATGCAACTGGCAGTTGCTCAAGCTGAAGTGGTGTGCATGCAGATGACTATGGACATGGAAGAACCACAAAAACTGTGGGAGCCCTTGTGGTCATGA